A single region of the Mycobacterium lentiflavum genome encodes:
- the nuoN gene encoding NADH-quinone oxidoreductase subunit NuoN, with amino-acid sequence MTLPTPSIEYFLLCPMLIVFGIAVVGVLAEAFLPRNIRYVSQVTLALGGLIAAFVADIAVSRSLPASGRSGVLGAVAIDRPTLYLQGTVVLVALLAVIFIAERTNVAAAANKVKVAAGVSTASGLDAFTPQASAVPGSDAEREAERAGAAQTELFPLLMLSVGGMMVFPAANDLLTMFVALEVLSLPLYLMCGLARHRRLLSQEAAMKYFLLGAFSSAFFLYGVALIYGATGTLLLPGIRDALAAHGDSSMALVGVALLSVGLLFKVGAVPFHSWIPDVYQGAPTPITGFMAAATKVAAFGALLRVVYVALPPLHEQWRPVLWAIAILTMAVGTVTAVNQADVKRMLAYSSVAHVGFILTGVIADNHAGLAATLFYLVAYSFSTVGAFAIVGLIRNSDGVEDATLSHWAGLGQRSPIVGVMLSMFLLAFAGIPLTSGFISKLTVFQAAAQGGAVPLVIIGVIASGVAAYFYVRVIVLMFFTEPTDDTPQVVAPGILSKIAIALCAAVTVVLGIFPQPLLDLADHAAQLLQ; translated from the coding sequence ATGACCCTTCCCACCCCAAGCATCGAGTACTTCCTGCTGTGCCCGATGCTCATCGTCTTCGGTATCGCGGTGGTCGGAGTACTCGCTGAAGCGTTCCTGCCCAGAAACATTCGTTATGTCTCGCAGGTGACGCTGGCCCTTGGTGGTTTGATCGCGGCCTTCGTCGCCGATATCGCGGTCAGCCGCTCGCTCCCGGCATCCGGTCGCAGCGGGGTGTTGGGCGCGGTGGCCATCGACCGGCCGACGTTGTATCTGCAAGGCACCGTGGTGTTGGTGGCACTGCTGGCCGTCATTTTCATCGCCGAGCGCACCAACGTCGCCGCAGCCGCCAACAAAGTGAAGGTGGCCGCGGGAGTTTCCACTGCTTCCGGATTGGATGCCTTTACCCCGCAGGCATCCGCGGTCCCCGGAAGTGACGCTGAGCGTGAGGCCGAACGGGCCGGAGCCGCGCAGACCGAGCTTTTCCCACTGCTGATGCTGTCCGTCGGCGGCATGATGGTGTTCCCGGCGGCAAACGACCTGCTGACGATGTTCGTCGCGCTGGAAGTGCTGTCGCTGCCGCTGTACCTGATGTGCGGTCTGGCGCGTCACCGCCGGCTGCTGTCGCAGGAAGCAGCGATGAAGTACTTCCTGCTCGGCGCCTTCTCGTCGGCATTCTTCCTCTATGGCGTGGCACTGATCTACGGCGCGACCGGAACGCTGTTACTGCCGGGAATCCGGGATGCGCTTGCGGCCCATGGTGATAGCTCGATGGCGTTGGTCGGCGTCGCGCTGTTGTCGGTCGGTCTGTTGTTCAAAGTGGGCGCGGTGCCGTTCCACTCGTGGATTCCCGACGTGTACCAGGGCGCGCCCACGCCGATCACTGGATTCATGGCGGCGGCCACCAAGGTCGCGGCATTCGGTGCGCTGCTGCGAGTCGTCTACGTGGCGCTGCCGCCGCTGCACGAGCAGTGGCGTCCGGTGCTGTGGGCGATCGCGATCCTGACCATGGCCGTCGGCACCGTGACCGCCGTCAATCAGGCCGATGTCAAACGCATGCTTGCCTATTCGTCGGTCGCCCACGTCGGTTTCATCCTTACCGGTGTGATCGCCGACAACCACGCCGGCCTGGCGGCCACCTTGTTCTACCTGGTGGCCTACAGCTTCAGCACGGTAGGCGCGTTCGCGATCGTCGGCCTGATTCGCAACTCCGACGGTGTCGAGGATGCCACGCTGTCGCACTGGGCCGGGCTTGGGCAGCGTTCCCCCATTGTGGGCGTGATGCTTTCGATGTTTTTGCTGGCCTTCGCCGGTATCCCGTTGACCAGTGGATTCATTAGCAAGCTGACGGTGTTCCAGGCCGCCGCCCAGGGCGGTGCCGTGCCACTGGTCATCATCGGTGTGATCGCCAGCGGGGTCGCCGCCTACTTCTATGTCCGGGTGATCGTGCTGATGTTCTTCACCGAACCGACCGACGACACCCCTCAGGTCGTCGCGCCGGGGATTTTAAGCAAGATCGCGATCGCCCTGTGCGCCGCGGTCACCGTGGTTCTCGGGATCTTCCCGCAACCGCTGCTCGATCTCGCGGATCACGCCGCACAGTTGCTGCAGTAA
- the nuoL gene encoding NADH-quinone oxidoreductase subunit L: MTNIADFTWLLVVLPLAGAAILLFGGRRTDAWGHWLGVLAALGAFGVGATLLSDLLSRDSEHRAIHQTVFTWIPVDQFQVDFGLQIDQLSICFVLLISGVGSLIHIYSVAYMAEDPDRRRFFGYLNLFLASMLLLVVADNYLVLYVGWEGVGLASYLLIGFWYHKPSAATAAKKAFVMNRVGDAGLAVGMFLMFSTFGTLSYAGVFAGAPAASKGVLTAMGLLLLLGACAKSAQVPLQAWLGDAMEGPTPVSALIHAATMVTAGVYLIVRSNPLYNLAPGAQLGVVLVGAVTLLFGAFIGCAKDDIKRALAASTMSQIGYMVLAAGLGPAGYAFAIMHLLTHGFFKAGLFLGSGSIIHAMHEEQDMRRYGGLRAALPVTFITFGLGYLAIIGVPPFAGFYSKDAIVEAALGAGDIRGYTLGAAALLGAGITAFYMTRVMLMTFFGEKRWAPGSHPHEAPALMTGPMILLAFGSVFSGGLFAIGGTLPHWLEPVVGAHEEATHTLPAWISTTLALSVVVVGIAVAYQKYGRREIPRVAPVQVSALTTAARRDLYGDAFNEEVFMRPGAQLTEELTEFDNAGVDGSVNALAALVSRTSNRLRGLQTGFARSYALEMLAGATLLVAAILAVQLW, encoded by the coding sequence GTGACAAACATCGCAGACTTCACCTGGTTGCTTGTGGTACTACCGCTGGCGGGTGCCGCAATCTTGCTGTTCGGCGGCCGACGCACCGACGCGTGGGGACATTGGCTGGGCGTGCTCGCCGCGCTGGGGGCGTTCGGGGTGGGCGCCACGCTGCTGTCGGACTTGCTCAGCCGCGACAGTGAGCACCGCGCCATCCACCAGACGGTGTTCACCTGGATCCCGGTCGACCAATTCCAAGTCGACTTCGGGCTGCAGATCGACCAGCTGTCAATCTGTTTCGTACTGCTGATCTCCGGCGTGGGATCTCTGATCCACATCTACTCGGTGGCCTATATGGCCGAAGACCCGGACCGCCGAAGGTTTTTCGGGTACCTCAACCTGTTCCTGGCCTCGATGCTGTTGCTGGTCGTCGCCGACAACTACCTGGTGCTCTACGTCGGCTGGGAAGGCGTCGGTCTGGCGTCCTACCTGCTGATTGGTTTCTGGTACCACAAGCCATCGGCGGCCACGGCCGCCAAGAAGGCCTTCGTGATGAACCGGGTCGGCGACGCCGGGCTGGCCGTCGGCATGTTCTTGATGTTCAGCACGTTCGGCACCCTTTCGTACGCCGGGGTTTTCGCCGGCGCCCCGGCCGCCAGCAAGGGCGTGCTCACCGCGATGGGATTGCTGTTGCTGCTGGGTGCCTGCGCGAAGTCGGCACAGGTCCCGCTGCAGGCCTGGTTGGGTGACGCGATGGAGGGCCCGACGCCGGTGTCCGCGTTGATTCACGCCGCGACCATGGTGACCGCCGGTGTGTATCTGATCGTGCGGTCCAACCCGCTCTACAACCTCGCTCCCGGAGCGCAACTGGGTGTCGTCCTCGTCGGCGCCGTCACCCTGCTGTTCGGGGCGTTCATCGGCTGCGCCAAGGACGACATCAAACGCGCGCTCGCCGCGTCGACGATGAGCCAGATCGGCTACATGGTGCTGGCCGCGGGACTCGGTCCCGCCGGATACGCGTTCGCGATCATGCACCTACTCACGCACGGCTTCTTCAAGGCCGGCTTGTTCCTCGGATCGGGCTCGATCATTCACGCGATGCACGAAGAACAGGACATGCGCCGCTACGGCGGGCTGCGCGCCGCCCTGCCCGTCACCTTCATCACCTTCGGCCTGGGGTACCTGGCCATCATCGGCGTGCCGCCGTTCGCGGGCTTCTACTCCAAGGACGCCATCGTCGAGGCGGCGCTGGGCGCCGGCGACATCCGTGGCTACACGCTGGGCGCCGCGGCGCTGCTGGGCGCGGGCATCACCGCTTTCTACATGACCCGGGTGATGCTGATGACCTTCTTCGGCGAAAAGCGTTGGGCGCCAGGCAGTCACCCGCACGAGGCGCCTGCCCTGATGACCGGACCGATGATCCTGCTCGCGTTCGGCTCGGTGTTCTCCGGTGGACTGTTCGCCATCGGAGGCACCCTGCCGCACTGGCTGGAACCGGTCGTCGGTGCGCATGAGGAAGCCACGCACACCCTGCCGGCGTGGATCAGCACCACACTGGCGCTGTCGGTCGTCGTAGTCGGAATCGCGGTGGCCTATCAGAAATACGGCAGGCGAGAAATCCCCCGAGTCGCTCCCGTTCAGGTGTCGGCACTCACCACGGCCGCACGCAGAGATCTGTACGGCGATGCCTTCAACGAGGAGGTATTCATGCGCCCTGGCGCGCAGTTGACCGAAGAGCTCACCGAGTTCGACAACGCGGGGGTGGACGGATCGGTCAACGCGCTGGCCGCGCTGGTCAGCCGGACGTCGAATCGCTTGCGGGGACTGCAAACCGGCTTCGCCCGCTCCTACGCGTTAGAGATGCTGGCCGGTGCCACCCTGCTGGTCGCGGCGATCCTGGCGGTGCAGCTGTGGTGA
- a CDS encoding NADH-quinone oxidoreductase subunit M, giving the protein MTNVPWLSVLWLVPLAGSILIILTPPGLRQLAKWTGVIVSILTLAVALVVALGFKTGGAPYQFLEKHPWIPAFGAGYNLGVDGIAVILVLLTAILIPLLLVAGWNDGGEGTRGVHAYVALTLAIESMVLISVVALDVLLFYVFFEAMLIPMYFLIGGFGKGAGRSRAAVKFLLYNLFGGLIMLAAVIGLYVVTAQHGSGTFDFREIVAGISSGRFAGVDPAVFKALFLGFMFAFAVKAPLWPFHRWLPDACVEATPATAVLITAVMDKVGTFGMLRYCLQLFPDASTYFRPLIVTLAIVGVIYGAIVAIGQKDMMRLIAYTSISHFGFIIAGIFVMTTQGQSGSTLYMLNHGLSTAAVFLIAGFLVSRRGSRLIADYGGVQKVAPILAGTFMVSAMATLSLPGLAPFISEFLVLLGTFNRYWLAGTFGVTALVLAAIYMLWLYQRVMTGPVAEGNERITDLRLRELVVVAPLMALLFVLGVYPKPVLDIINPAVDHTMVTIGQHDPAPTVTRPVLGATPGRAEGPHQ; this is encoded by the coding sequence GTGACTAACGTGCCCTGGCTGAGCGTGCTGTGGCTGGTACCGCTGGCCGGTTCCATCCTGATCATCCTGACGCCTCCCGGCCTGCGGCAGCTCGCCAAGTGGACCGGTGTAATCGTCAGCATCCTGACACTGGCAGTCGCGCTCGTTGTCGCACTCGGTTTCAAAACCGGCGGCGCCCCTTACCAATTCCTGGAAAAGCATCCCTGGATTCCGGCCTTCGGCGCCGGCTACAACCTCGGTGTGGACGGCATCGCGGTGATCCTCGTGCTGCTGACCGCAATCCTGATTCCGCTGCTGCTGGTCGCGGGCTGGAACGACGGCGGCGAGGGCACCCGAGGCGTACACGCCTACGTCGCCTTGACGCTGGCCATCGAGTCGATGGTGCTGATCTCGGTGGTCGCACTGGACGTGCTGCTGTTCTACGTGTTCTTCGAGGCCATGCTGATCCCGATGTACTTCCTGATCGGCGGGTTCGGCAAGGGCGCCGGGCGGTCGCGGGCCGCGGTAAAGTTCTTGCTATACAACCTTTTCGGCGGTCTGATCATGCTCGCCGCGGTGATCGGTCTGTACGTGGTCACCGCCCAGCACGGTTCGGGCACGTTCGACTTCCGCGAAATCGTGGCCGGCATCTCCTCGGGCCGCTTCGCCGGCGTGGACCCCGCTGTGTTCAAGGCGCTGTTCCTGGGCTTCATGTTCGCGTTCGCCGTCAAGGCCCCGCTGTGGCCGTTCCACCGCTGGCTGCCCGACGCGTGCGTCGAGGCCACTCCGGCGACCGCGGTCCTGATCACCGCGGTGATGGACAAGGTCGGCACCTTCGGGATGCTGCGCTACTGCCTGCAGCTGTTCCCTGATGCGTCAACGTATTTCCGCCCGCTGATCGTGACGCTTGCCATCGTCGGAGTAATCTACGGTGCGATCGTCGCGATCGGCCAAAAAGACATGATGCGGCTGATCGCCTACACCTCGATCTCGCACTTCGGCTTCATCATCGCCGGCATCTTCGTGATGACGACCCAGGGGCAAAGCGGTTCGACGCTGTACATGCTCAATCACGGCCTGTCCACGGCGGCGGTGTTCCTGATCGCCGGATTCCTGGTCAGCCGGCGCGGCAGCAGGCTGATCGCGGACTACGGCGGTGTACAGAAGGTGGCGCCGATTCTGGCGGGTACCTTTATGGTCTCGGCCATGGCCACCCTGTCGCTGCCCGGCCTTGCACCGTTCATCAGCGAATTCCTGGTCCTGTTGGGCACTTTCAACCGGTACTGGCTGGCGGGCACATTTGGGGTGACGGCACTGGTGCTGGCGGCGATTTACATGCTGTGGCTCTACCAGCGGGTGATGACCGGGCCGGTGGCCGAAGGTAACGAACGAATCACCGACCTGCGGCTGCGCGAGCTGGTTGTCGTCGCACCATTGATGGCGCTGCTGTTCGTCCTCGGCGTCTATCCCAAGCCGGTGCTCGACATCATCAATCCCGCTGTGGACCACACCATGGTCACCATCGGCCAGCATGATCCCGCGCCGACCGTGACCCGTCCGGTTTTGGGGGCGACCCCCGGTAGAGCCGAAGGACCGCACCAATGA
- a CDS encoding DUF58 domain-containing protein, giving the protein MTEVEFRWRASPLTRVIATCAGVALVAAVIGAHWQLIAFAAPLLGVLCSISWQQRVPKIHVHGEPESQRCFEGEQARVTLTATEEDGAPNAWAIELTVPAVQGLQLEVLDSDSSHAKTVAAVAQRWGRYTICARIDGVARGGLLTGTATVDAADVIVFPLTPPQATPIPRTELLDRLGAHLTGHIGPGVEYADIRPYVPGDQLRAVNWPVSARRGQLHVTERLTDRAADVVVLIDGYRQPAGPATDATERVVRGAAQVVQAALRYGDRAGIVALGGNRPRWLGADIGQRQFYRILDTVLGAGDRFEDTTGTLAPRAAVPAGAIVIAFSTLLDTEFALALIDLRKRGHVVIAVDTLDVSPFEDEQDPLVDRLWALQRSAMYRDMATIGVDIVSWQKDHTLEQSMGVMPDRRYRVRGRLRG; this is encoded by the coding sequence GTGACCGAGGTTGAGTTCCGCTGGCGCGCATCACCATTGACGCGGGTGATCGCGACCTGCGCCGGTGTCGCCCTCGTTGCCGCCGTGATCGGCGCGCATTGGCAGCTCATCGCGTTCGCGGCGCCGCTGCTCGGCGTGCTGTGCTCGATCAGCTGGCAACAGCGAGTCCCGAAGATTCATGTGCACGGGGAACCGGAGTCACAGCGATGCTTCGAAGGGGAGCAGGCGCGGGTGACGCTGACGGCGACCGAGGAAGACGGGGCGCCCAATGCCTGGGCGATCGAGCTCACGGTTCCCGCAGTCCAGGGCCTGCAGCTCGAGGTGCTCGATTCGGATTCTTCGCACGCGAAAACGGTTGCGGCCGTGGCGCAGCGCTGGGGCCGATATACGATCTGCGCCCGGATCGACGGGGTCGCCCGCGGTGGGTTGCTCACCGGGACGGCAACTGTCGATGCCGCCGATGTCATTGTGTTTCCTCTGACGCCGCCGCAGGCGACGCCCATCCCGCGAACTGAGTTGCTCGACCGCCTCGGCGCTCACCTGACCGGGCATATCGGTCCGGGCGTCGAGTACGCCGATATCCGTCCCTACGTTCCGGGTGACCAACTGCGGGCGGTGAATTGGCCGGTGAGCGCGCGTCGCGGTCAGCTGCACGTGACGGAGCGATTGACCGATCGCGCCGCCGACGTGGTAGTGCTGATCGACGGGTATCGGCAGCCCGCGGGCCCGGCTACGGATGCCACCGAACGAGTGGTGCGCGGTGCGGCTCAGGTAGTGCAGGCCGCGCTGCGCTACGGCGATCGCGCCGGAATCGTCGCGCTGGGCGGCAACCGTCCGCGGTGGCTCGGCGCCGACATCGGTCAGCGCCAGTTCTACCGGATCCTCGATACCGTGCTGGGTGCGGGCGATCGGTTCGAAGACACCACCGGCACGCTGGCACCGCGCGCGGCCGTTCCGGCCGGGGCCATCGTCATCGCGTTCTCCACCCTGCTCGACACGGAATTCGCACTGGCGCTGATCGATCTACGCAAGCGCGGTCATGTCGTGATTGCCGTCGACACGCTCGATGTTTCACCCTTCGAAGACGAACAGGACCCGCTGGTGGATCGGCTGTGGGCGTTGCAGCGCTCCGCCATGTATCGCGACATGGCGACCATCGGTGTCGACATCGTCTCCTGGCAGAAAGATCACACCCTGGAGCAGTCGATGGGCGTGATGCCGGATCGCCGCTACCGAGTGCGCGGACGGCTGCGGGGATAG
- the nuoH gene encoding NADH-quinone oxidoreductase subunit NuoH, with product MSAFGHDTWWLVLGKALAIFVFLMLNVLVAILLERKILGWMQLRPGPNRAGPWGALQSLADGIKLALKESITPRGVDWFVYMAAPVISTIPAFTAFAFIPFGPEVSIFGHRTPLQLTDMPAAVLFILGLSAIGVYGIVLGGWASGSTYPLLGGVRSTAQVISYEVSMGLSFAAVFLFAGTMSTSGIIKAQDGVWYVFLLLPSFIIYLISMVGETNRAPFDLPEAEGELVAGFHTEYSSLKFAMFMLAEYVNMMTVSSLATLMFFGGWHAPWPLNMWDGANTGWWPVLWFTAKMWVFLFIYMWLRASLPRLRYDQFMALGWKLLIPASLVWVLIAGIIRTLRNEGYAHWTPLLVVSSLVFAVALVLLLRKPFSTPGNRALARELRKRSDALALPPAFPTPPLPGKVLTSAVGASKENADG from the coding sequence TTGAGTGCCTTCGGACACGACACCTGGTGGCTGGTGCTCGGCAAGGCGCTAGCCATTTTCGTCTTCTTGATGCTGAACGTGCTGGTGGCAATCCTGCTCGAGCGCAAGATCCTCGGCTGGATGCAGCTGCGGCCCGGCCCCAACCGGGCGGGCCCGTGGGGCGCCCTGCAGAGCCTGGCCGACGGAATCAAGCTGGCGCTCAAGGAAAGCATCACCCCCCGCGGGGTCGATTGGTTTGTCTACATGGCGGCGCCGGTCATCTCGACGATTCCCGCATTCACCGCGTTCGCGTTCATCCCGTTCGGTCCCGAGGTGTCGATCTTCGGTCACCGCACCCCATTGCAGCTGACCGATATGCCGGCCGCGGTGCTGTTCATCCTCGGTCTTTCGGCGATCGGCGTCTACGGGATCGTATTGGGCGGCTGGGCATCCGGCTCGACTTACCCGCTGCTGGGCGGGGTGCGGTCCACCGCGCAGGTCATCTCCTACGAGGTGTCGATGGGGCTGTCGTTCGCGGCAGTCTTCCTGTTCGCCGGCACCATGTCGACGTCCGGAATCATCAAGGCGCAGGACGGCGTCTGGTACGTATTCCTGTTGCTGCCGTCGTTCATCATCTATCTGATCTCGATGGTCGGCGAAACCAACCGCGCCCCCTTCGACCTGCCCGAGGCCGAGGGTGAACTCGTCGCCGGCTTCCACACCGAGTATTCGTCGCTGAAGTTCGCGATGTTCATGCTGGCGGAATACGTGAACATGATGACGGTTTCGTCGCTCGCCACGCTGATGTTCTTCGGCGGCTGGCATGCACCGTGGCCGCTGAACATGTGGGACGGCGCCAACACTGGCTGGTGGCCGGTGCTCTGGTTCACCGCCAAGATGTGGGTCTTCCTGTTCATCTACATGTGGTTGCGAGCCAGCCTGCCGCGGCTGCGCTACGACCAGTTCATGGCGCTGGGCTGGAAACTGCTCATTCCCGCGTCGCTGGTCTGGGTGCTGATCGCCGGCATCATCCGCACTCTGCGCAACGAGGGATACGCGCATTGGACTCCCCTTCTGGTGGTCAGCAGCCTCGTCTTCGCGGTGGCGCTAGTGCTGTTGCTGCGCAAGCCATTCAGCACACCGGGCAATCGTGCGCTGGCGCGAGAGCTGCGCAAGCGCAGCGACGCGTTAGCGCTGCCACCGGCATTCCCGACACCACCGCTGCCGGGCAAAGTTCTGACCTCGGCAGTCGGTGCCAGCAAGGAGAACGCAGATGGCTAA
- the nuoK gene encoding NADH-quinone oxidoreductase subunit NuoK, with protein MNPANYLYLSALLFTIGASGVLLRRNAIVMFMCVELMLNAVNLAFVTFARMHGHLDGQMIAFFTMVVAACEVVIGLAIIMTIFRARKSASVDDANLLKG; from the coding sequence GTGAATCCGGCTAACTACCTTTACCTTTCGGCACTGCTCTTCACCATCGGCGCCTCGGGCGTGCTATTGCGGCGCAACGCCATCGTGATGTTCATGTGCGTCGAGTTGATGCTCAACGCCGTGAACCTGGCGTTCGTCACCTTCGCGCGCATGCACGGCCATCTGGACGGGCAGATGATCGCGTTCTTCACGATGGTGGTGGCCGCGTGCGAGGTCGTCATCGGCCTGGCCATCATCATGACGATTTTCCGTGCCCGCAAATCGGCGTCGGTCGACGACGCGAACCTACTCAAGGGGTAG
- a CDS encoding NADH-quinone oxidoreductase subunit J, which translates to MLATSLASDVIVRTSTGEAVTFWLLGALAVIGAIGVVTAVNAVYSAMFLAMTMIILAIFYMIQDALFLGVVQVVVYTGAVMMLFLFVLMLIGVDSAESLKETLRGQRVAAVITGVGFGILLVAAIGKVATGGFVGLTTANANGNVEGLAALIFSRYLWAFELTSALLITAAVGAMVLAHRERFERRKTQRELSEDRFRSGGRPTPLPNPGVYARHNAVDVAALLPDGSYSDDSVSKMLRTRGADGKETPRRQAIKGGTS; encoded by the coding sequence ATACTTGCCACCAGCCTGGCGAGCGACGTCATCGTTCGCACCTCCACCGGCGAGGCGGTGACCTTCTGGCTGCTGGGCGCGCTGGCCGTGATCGGCGCGATCGGGGTGGTCACGGCCGTCAACGCCGTGTACTCGGCGATGTTCCTCGCGATGACGATGATCATCCTGGCGATCTTCTACATGATTCAGGACGCGCTGTTCTTGGGTGTGGTTCAAGTCGTGGTCTACACGGGCGCGGTGATGATGCTGTTCCTGTTCGTGCTGATGCTGATCGGCGTGGACTCCGCGGAATCACTGAAGGAAACGCTGCGCGGACAGCGCGTCGCCGCGGTCATCACCGGAGTCGGATTCGGCATCCTGCTGGTCGCCGCCATCGGCAAGGTGGCCACTGGGGGTTTCGTCGGACTGACCACCGCGAATGCCAACGGCAACGTCGAAGGCCTGGCGGCACTGATCTTTTCGCGGTACCTGTGGGCGTTCGAGCTGACCAGCGCGCTGCTGATCACCGCCGCGGTCGGCGCGATGGTGCTCGCGCACCGCGAGCGTTTCGAACGCCGCAAGACCCAGCGCGAACTCTCCGAAGATCGGTTCCGGTCCGGCGGCCGCCCGACCCCGCTGCCCAACCCCGGCGTCTACGCACGCCACAACGCGGTGGACGTTGCCGCGTTGCTGCCCGATGGCTCCTACTCGGACGATTCGGTGTCGAAGATGCTGCGAACCCGGGGGGCGGACGGCAAGGAGACTCCCCGCCGGCAAGCCATCAAAGGCGGTACATCGTGA
- the nuoI gene encoding NADH-quinone oxidoreductase subunit NuoI, which translates to MAKFLDAVAGFGVTFAAMFKKTVTEEYPEKPGPVAPRYHGRHQLNRYPDGLEKCIGCELCAWACPADAIYVEGADNTDEARFSPGERYGRVYQINYLRCIGCGLCIEACPTRALTMTNDYEMADDNRADLIYEKDRLLAPLLQNMLAPPHPRTEGATDKDYYQGNVTADGLRTGNHAKDAAGDAR; encoded by the coding sequence ATGGCTAAATTCCTCGACGCCGTGGCCGGATTCGGCGTGACATTCGCAGCGATGTTCAAAAAGACTGTCACCGAGGAGTATCCGGAGAAGCCCGGCCCCGTCGCCCCGCGCTATCACGGCCGTCACCAACTCAACCGGTACCCCGACGGGCTGGAGAAGTGCATCGGCTGCGAGCTGTGCGCGTGGGCCTGCCCGGCCGACGCGATCTACGTCGAGGGCGCCGACAACACCGACGAGGCAAGGTTTTCGCCGGGCGAGCGTTACGGCCGGGTCTACCAGATCAACTATCTGCGCTGCATCGGCTGCGGCCTGTGCATCGAGGCCTGCCCGACGCGCGCGCTGACGATGACCAACGACTACGAGATGGCCGACGACAACCGCGCCGACCTGATCTACGAAAAGGACCGGCTGCTGGCGCCGCTGCTGCAGAACATGCTCGCGCCGCCGCACCCTCGGACCGAGGGCGCCACCGACAAGGACTACTACCAGGGCAACGTCACCGCGGATGGCTTAAGGACGGGGAACCACGCCAAAGATGCGGCCGGAGACGCAAGGTGA